A stretch of DNA from Calditrichota bacterium:
GCAAAGAAATTGTTGATTATATTTCTAAAAATTCCAAAATACGCAAAAATATCGTTGAGCTTTTTGATGAAAAAACCCGTAATGAGATGGACACTTTGCTGGCTACTTTAATGGATGGACGAACGATGAGCAACGAAATGTATCTGAACCATCTGGCAAAAACTCTTGTTACTTTGGGAAAACACAGCAACGCAATTATAATTGGGCGAGGTGCAAATTTTATTCTTTCTGATAATATGGCATTTAAAATTAGGATCGTGGAAGACTTAAAAGATCGCCTAAGAAACTTATCCCACCAAGAGCCAAAACCACTTTCTGAAAAAGAGCTTAAGAAAGAAGAAGCAAAACGGAGCTCCTTTATTCAGCGCTACTTCTCTGAAAAAATTGACAACCCGGCTAATTATGATCTGGTGATTAACCTTTCAAAAATGGATATGGCAACCGCGGAGGAAATTGTAATTTGTGCATTGCAAAGAAAATATTGCTTAACTGAAGATGAGCTAAAAGATGATTTAGCAGGATAAGATTACTTTGATGCATCCAGCTTTATTTGCATTTTATTTAAGGCCTGAAGAGCTAACATTTCCCATTTTGATTGATACATGCCTGAAACTACAAACCAGTCTTTCATTGGGGGCTTGTTTTTAAAAGGGTTCAATAATTCAAATTCTGATACACCCGTTTTTTCAATATCAAATTCCCTGCCCAGACGAAATACCATTTTATCATTATAATAGAAAGAAAATACTTTGCCCTTATATGTTATTCCAGGTGAAGACATCATTTTTCCCGCTTCTACATTTTCGTTCTCAGAAGAAAGTTTATTGGTAATACTATTAAATAGTATTTCAAAATCTGCCATCTTTTACTCCCAGATTAGCCGCAGTTGCAATTATCGCCACAATTTTCAGAATCAACATTGCTCAACCCAACCTCATGTGGATTAAACTCTTCTGTTTGCTCACGAAGCAAGGCAAATTCTTCAGGCTTTTCCGGATAAGGTATCCAGCAATAATGCACTCCGCCGTGGATTGCTTCAATCTCACGCATATATTCATTGTAGATTTTTTCAACACGAAAAGAAGTTGTTGAATTTTTTTCCATTAATTGCAATTCCATTCCAGGTCGGATCGGATTGCGGGGTTCCACCTTCATCATCTTTTTTTCATCATCATATTCACGCACAATCCCGGAAAAACGAAAACACTTTTGCTCAGCGCGGGTTCCATCAAACTTTTGAGCGGAGCGTCCCGGATTTCCTTTTAAAAATCCTGCAACATAGCCCTTGTTGGATGCGGCAAATACATCTGTTAAATGATCCGGATTAAAAGGTTTACCGGCATTCATATCATCAATAGCCCCACGATAAGCACGGGCAATTGTTGAAGCATAATAAAGGGATTTATTGCGGCCCTCTACTTTAAAACTATCAACACCTGCTTCTCGCAATTCTTCCAAATACTCAATTCCACATAAATCACGCGCGTTCATTAAATAGGTGCCGTTTTCATCTTCATCGATTTGCATAAACTCACCCGGACGCTCGGTTTCCTGCAAATAGTAATCTCCTTTTACAGGCACATACTCATCGCCCTGTTGCGTAATTGCAGGATTAATCCCGGCTGCCTGCGCTTCATTCAACCAATCTGCCGGTTGGTTATCTTCCTTCTGGTACATTTTAAACTGCCAGCGACATGAGTGCGAACAAGTGCCCTGGTTTGGATCACGGTAAGACATATAATTTGAAATTAAACAGCGTCCTGAATAAGCGATGCAAATTGCGCCGTGAACAAATGCTTCCAGCTCAAGATTGGGGCAATAATCCCGGATCGTTTTAATTTCTTTGATTG
This window harbors:
- a CDS encoding cytidylate kinase-like family protein; this encodes MFKINKQVPIEDLLSRQMNLWQKSHKKSQAKKTGLYPNITISREVGSRSGELIERISARLKWKIYGKEIVDYISKNSKIRKNIVELFDEKTRNEMDTLLATLMDGRTMSNEMYLNHLAKTLVTLGKHSNAIIIGRGANFILSDNMAFKIRIVEDLKDRLRNLSHQEPKPLSEKELKKEEAKRSSFIQRYFSEKIDNPANYDLVINLSKMDMATAEEIVICALQRKYCLTEDELKDDLAG
- a CDS encoding U32 family peptidase; translation: MKNIELLMPAGDFEKMKYAYAFGADAVYMGIPMFSLRARENGFKRDIVVEAVKYAHSLGKKIYVTANILPHNHKVGPFMKYIGQLLEQCQPDAWIMSDPGIIMMTKEKYPDQEIHLSVQANTVNYATAKFWEKMGVSRIILSRELSIKEIKTIRDYCPNLELEAFVHGAICIAYSGRCLISNYMSYRDPNQGTCSHSCRWQFKMYQKEDNQPADWLNEAQAAGINPAITQQGDEYVPVKGDYYLQETERPGEFMQIDEDENGTYLMNARDLCGIEYLEELREAGVDSFKVEGRNKSLYYASTIARAYRGAIDDMNAGKPFNPDHLTDVFAASNKGYVAGFLKGNPGRSAQKFDGTRAEQKCFRFSGIVREYDDEKKMMKVEPRNPIRPGMELQLMEKNSTTSFRVEKIYNEYMREIEAIHGGVHYCWIPYPEKPEEFALLREQTEEFNPHEVGLSNVDSENCGDNCNCG